In the Bacillus sp. FJAT-42376 genome, ATCCTATCCCTTCGGCTTAAAAATAAGCGCTATGATAAAGGCAAAAAGTATAGCAGAAGAAATACCGGCTGAAGTAAGATTGAAAATCCCGATTGCAATCCCGATAAATCCGTGCTCGTCCGCCTGTTCCATTGCCCCGTGAAGCAGTGAGTGGCCAAAGGAGGTGATCGGAACGGTCGCACCTGCACCGGCAAATTCAATAAAATTGTCGTAAATACCAAATCCATCGAGGATGGCCCCAATGACAACAAACGAACTCATGACATGAGCCGGCGTCAGCTTAAATGCATCCAAAAGAATTTGTCCAACTACACAAATCAGTCCTCCACATACAAAGGCGAGTACATATTCCATTACAGCGTTCCTCCTGCAGCCCGTTCAAACACCACTCCATGAGCGATAGTTGGAATCGATTCTTTTTGCTGAATCATCGTCGGACTCAGCAGTGCCCCGGTCGCTACGACAAGAACCCGGTTCAGGTTCCCAGCCTTCATTTCCTGAAAAATATGGCTGTACGTCACAACCGCAGAGCATCCGCAGCCGCTTCCGCCTGCAAAGATCCCCTGATCAGGCCGGTATATAAGCAAACCGCAATCCTGATGTTTGGAAGAGATTTGGATGCCTTCTTCTTTTAGTAAATCAATTAAAATCGGACTGCCAACACCTGATAAATCACCGGTTATAATTAAGTCATAGTCATCCGGTGTCCTATTTAGATCCTGCAAATGACGCTTAATCGTATCGGCTGCAGCAGGAGCCATTGCAGACCCCATATCATTCGCATCCTTAATTCCATAATCCTGAACTTTACCAATGGTCGCGGATGTAATCCGGATCTCCCCGGGTTCATTCGTAATCAGCATTGCTCCAGATCCTGTGACCGTTGCTGTCGATGTTCCCGGCTTTTGTCCGCCATATTCAGTCGGGTTTCTGAATTGCCGCTCTGCAGTGGCATTGTGACTGCTTGTTGCCGCAATTACCTTCCCGGCATACCCTCCGTCTATCATTAAAGATCCGATCGCGGCTGTTTCCATCGAAGTTGAGCATGCACCGAACATACAGATAAACGGAATCCCCAGATGTCTGGCTGTATAGTTGGATGTGACATTTTGATTGAGCAAATCGCCGGCAAGAAGGAAATCAATGTCTTCTTCCTGTAGATTTGCCTTTTTAAGGCTGTGGGCGATGGCCTGCTCCATTAATTTTCTTTCGGCAAGTTCCCAGTTGTCGGCACCGCAATGCAGATCATCATAGGTTTCATCGAATAAATTGCCAAGCGGACCTTTTGCTTCTTTTGGCCCTACAGCCGTTCCTGTCGATTTAACATAAACGTTATTTTCAAAAACCCACGTTTGTTTTCCATTCAGCTTCATACAACTCTTCCTCCTTATGATCCTGTCATCAAACCGAAGAAATACCGGATGATTCCCACGACATAAGCCGCTACAGCACCGAATACAATCACACTTCCTGCGAGTTTAAACATATTTGTCGCGACTCCAAGCACGAGTCCTTCACTTTTATGCTCAAGAGCCGCACTGGTCATCGAATTGGCAAATCCGGTTACAGGCACAGCAGAACCGGCCCCGGCAAACTGCCCGATCCGGTCGTAAATTCCAATCCCTGTAAGGATAGAAGAAATCAGAATTAAGGTGGCAACGGTAGGATTGCCGGCGGTTTCTTTCGTAAAATCAAAAAAGGTGATATAGAAGTTGCTGATTAGCTGACCGATAACACAAATTAATCCTCCGACAGCAAAAGCCTTTATACAGTTTAGAAAATAATTTGGTTTTGGCTGATAAGCTTTTACATGTTCAGAATAATGATCCTTCATTTTAGACATGATTTTCCTCCTTTATGGATTGACAAAATACATCCAGTGATACAGGGAACCGCATACTTTTCCAAGCACAATCGCCATAAGCATAATCAGAATTTGTTCCGCTATCCCAATCCGCTTTGCGAGGATTGGCAAAACATTCAAAACCTCTGTGAGGGCCGCTGCCAAAAGACCGATGAACATGCCGTCCAATAACCCGATTGGCATGGCGGCCATGGAGGGAACATGCAGGACCGGCTCCCATAAACTCATCCAGCAGCCTGCCGCTGCCCCCGTCACGACACTCCATTCATAGGATTGAATGGAAGCCATGGTTTTAGTCAGCTGGCTCAGCCTTGGGATGATGCCCAATACAGCCAAAAAGGCAACAAAACCAGCTCCCACAGCAAACCCCCATGACAGGCCGAGGAAAATAATAAGGAGGAGGCTAATGATCATCGATCTTTTTCACACTCTCTTTATTTTCATTCATGGCCACATACTGATCCAGGTCCAGCTGGTATTTGAACATTTCGACCTCAAGAGGACTCGGCTCTTCATTAATCCTTCTTTTGAATACATGATTAAAGAACAGAATCATTCCGAGACCCAATCCCACCGAATATGGAATTTGCAGGAGCAGCGGTTTGTCAATCCTTTCTCCGGTCAGCATGAAGTAGAGCTTTTGATGCACGGCCTGCATACTGACGTCCTCATGAAAATTAATGATGGCCATAGCCGCACCTGTAAACAGCAATAGCCAGACGAGAATTAAATAAACCATCTTCCGTCTCTTTTTCTCATAGACAATCTCTACTACCGTTTGAGACGGGCCAATCGTCTGAATATCCGCTTCAGGCACTGCCATGCTAATGGCCTGTATAACATCCATTCCATCAATCACGACCATATTTTTGTCATTCATGGTGATCTGATAAATGGACAGGTTTTTAAGCGGAGTCCATTCTTCAGGACAGATGACCTGTGCAAGATCATCCAATTTCAGAGATGTTTGCGGTGCCGCTTGAATTCTGTGTCTAAGCCTTATGTAAACCGTTTTAGCCACGTTCTTCACATCCCATAGTGATACGTAAGTGTATAAGTAGTATGCTGTGGACTTCTTTTAAACATGCAGACCGAGCCGATTTACACAAATTACCACTTAAAACCGATAAAAAAAAGCAAACCCGCAAAGGATTCGCTTTCTCTGATTTAACCGCCCATCAGACTTTTCATCTGATTCAATATTTTTTTCTCCAGCCTTGAAACTTGAACCTGTGAAATGCCCAGCCTTTCAGCCACTTCAGACTGGGTCTGATCTTTGTAATATCGCAGGTATACAATCAATTTTTCTCTTTCATCAAGACCTTCAAGAGCCTCTTTAAGGACAATTTTATCAAACCATTTAGAATCGGTATGATCGGCAATCTGGTCTAAAAGGGTAATGGGATCGCCATCATTTTCGTAGACCGTTTCATGGATGGAGGAAGGAGCTCTGACAGCTTCTTGCGCTAAAACAACTTCTTCAGGTGAGATATCAAGATGAGCAGCAATTTCGGTCACTGTCGGCACCTTGCCTAATGTCTTCGATAATTCGTCCTTTGCCCGTCTGATTTTATTCCCGAGTTCTTTGAGTGACCGGCTAACCTTTACCGTCCCGTCATCACGGATAAACCGCTGAATTTCGCCGATTATCATCGGCACCGCATACGTGGAAAAGCGGACATCATAGGATAAATCGAATTTGTCCACTGACTTCAGAAGGCCAATACAGCCAATCTGAAAAAGGTCATCCGGCTCGTATCCGCGGTTTAAAAATCGTTGGACGACTGACCAGACAAGTCTCATGTTGCGCTGAACAATGGTGTCTCTCGCCAGCTGGTCCCCCTGCTGACTTTTTAAAATCAGCTCTTTCACCTCATGGTCTTTTAACTGAACGTTCTTCTGATCGTTCTTAACCTCCACATCCATGGCTCGTCTCCTTAATTAACCAAAGCTTTGCTTTTCGATAAATGCTTTGTTAATTTAACCGATGTTCCCAGAGAAGGGGCTGACTCTACTTGAATTTCATCCATAAAGTTTTCCATAATCGTAAACCCCATTCCGGACCTTTCCAATTCGGGTTTGGTCGTGAACAGCGGCTGCCTTGCTTCTTCAAGATCATGAATGCCGATGCCCTCATCGCGGATCGTCAGCTTTACAACGTCCTCTTCAAGAGACGCGGTGATATAGACAATACCTGCAGGATCATTGTTATATCCGTGGATAATTGCGTTGGTCACCGCTTCAGAAACGACGGTTTTAATTTCTGTCAGCTCATCCATTGTCGGATCAAGCTGGGCAATAAAAGCTGCTACCGTAACCCTTGCAAAAGATTCGTTCTGACTTAAAGCCGAAAACTGGATTTCCATATGATTTTTCATCAGGAAGCCACCCCCAGTGTCTGAAGAGCTTTTTCCTCATTTTGTTCAAGTCTGACTATCTTGAACAGACCGGACATATCAAAGAGCCGCTGGATGGCTGGAGATATCGAGCAAACGACCATTTCTCCGCCAAGCTGTTTGATTTGCTTATATCGGCCCAGTATGACACCAAGGCCCGAACTGTCCATAAACATCAAATTCCCAAGATTCAGCACAATGTGCTTAACATGACCTTCTTGTAAGATTTCATTAACTTTTGACCGCAATTCATCCGTACTGTGATGATCCAATTCTCCGGATAAGCGAATGCACAATACAGACTCCCGAACGCTAAGTTCAACGGCTAGACTCATCTGCTACTCCTCCTTGTTCTGTGCTTGTATGAGTCTTTCGTTTTTCCTTATGCGTTTTCCTGCCCCATGACAAAACTAGTGAACATTCGCCATAATCAGCCAGCTTTTGTAAAGTCGGACATAACCCTTTTAAATAATGACCACCAGCTTGCCGTTTGAATATCCTTCTCTGCTGTCAGCGGACTTTTCGCCACTACTTCGCCGTCTTTTTTCAATACAAGCATCCCAAGAACATCTCCCTTTTTCAGCGGAGCAGACAAATTCTTTTTAGGAATAATCTGTTTTGTCATGTTTTTCATATTTTCACCTTTTTTGGTTAAAAGGGAAATCGGCTCTGATGTCACAAGGTTCACCGTTTTATCGCTTCCTTTGCTTACCTTTTGAACACCGATTACCTCACTGCGCTGATAAAGCGGATGGGTTTCATATTGACTAAACGCATAGTCAAGCATTTTCGTCACCTGGTTATTGCGGTCTTTTGGTGTTTCTGCTCCCATTACAACCGCAATGACCCTCATGTTCCCTTTTTTCGCCGTGGCCGTCAGACAATACTTTGCTTCGTTTGTGAAACCGGTTTTCACACCGTCTACACCAGGGTAGAACTTCACAAGACGGTTTGTGTTAACAAGCCAGAATTTTTTATCCGTATTGGTTCTTAAGTAGTCTTCATACTTCCCGGTATATTTTGTAATGTTTTCATATTTAAGAAGCTCTTTCCCCATAACCGCCATATCATGAGCCGTGCTGTAATGCCCTTTTTCAGGCAGGCCGGTGGTGTTCTCGAAATGCGTATTCTTTAGACCCAGTTCTGCAGCCTTTTTGTTCATCATGGCAACAAAACCATCTTCTGAACCGCCAAGATGCTCAGCCATGGCTACAGAGGCATCGTTTCCTGAGCCGATTGCAATTCCGCGCAGCATCTCATCTGCCGACATTTCCTCACCCGGCTCAAGAAAAATTTGCGAACCGCCCATTGACGCAGCATATTCGCTTGTGCGGATTTTATCGGTTAGCTTGAGTTTCCCTTTATCAAATGCATCCATAATCAGGATCATCGTCATGATTTTCGTCATACTTGCCGGCGGAAGCTGCTGATCGCTGTTTTTTTCATAGAGGATTTTGCCTGTATCCCGTTCAATCAGCACGGCCGATTTCGCCTGCGGTGCCAAGTCGGGGCTATTTTCTTTTGCGAATGCTCCCTGCGCAAATGTAGACAAGCAGCAAATTATGATAAGCATGGAAAAACCTTTTTTCATTTCCAAACCCTCCCAAATAAGATACCTTCCATTTTTTCCAATTAGGAGAGGATTATACATACCGAACCTGATGAATTGCATTCTTGTTTTTCAAATGGGATTGTCCAGTAAGTCCGTTGAGAAGCCCGCTCCCCTTTTCCTGCGTTTTTTTCAGCTGAATTCTAGTGCAGGGGGCAGACGGATGACCACGTTCCTATCTCCAGATCTCATCTTTGCCGCTATTCCAAGCAAGCCCTCCGCGGCCCACCCTTTATTTAAATTTTCCTCAAAAAACCCCCCGGCAGCTTGACCGGGGGGTTTGCATTCATTCATTTTTCGAACTCTTTGAAGCGTTCTTTATAAAAACAAATGCCTATTTTGAAATGATTTCATATACAAAAGGCCGTTTTTCTGGCTTTTGGTCAGAATAGGTGAACGCATGATATAGGGTGTCCACCGCCTGCTGATGGTCTTCTTTATTGAAATGAAGTACGGCGATAACATCTCCTTCTTGCACTTGATCGCCTACTTTTTTCTTAAGCGTGACACCTGCGGAATAATCAATCTGATCCTCTTTCGTTTGTCTTCCGGCTCCTAACAGGAGTGCTGCAACACCAATCTCTTCTGCATTGATATCACGGACATATCCGGATTGCTTTGATTTTACCTCTACATGGTGCTTTGCCTGCGGAAGCAAGTTTATGGAATCGATTTGAGCCGCATTTCCATTTTGAGCGCTGATAAATTCCTTGAATTTACCGAGAGCCTCCCCACTCTCAATCGCCTGAGTTAACCCTTTGCGGGCTTCTTCTTCCGTTTTATAAATTCCGCCCAGGATAGACATTTGAACAGCGATTGCCATGGAGATTTCAATTAAATCTTCCGATCCATTTCCTTGTAAAACTTCGATAACTTCCTTGATTTCATTTGCATTCCCTACTTCATACCCCAAAGGCTGATTCATATCGGTAATAACAGCTATCGTATTTCGATTTAAATGACTTCCGATTTCAACCATCGTGGAGGCTAAATCTTTCGCACGGTCCAGTGTTTTCATAAATGCACCGGCACCGGTTTTGACATCAAGAACAATTGCATCTGCTCCCATGGCAATTTTTTTGCTCATGATGCTGCTTGCGATTAAAGGAATGGAGTCGACTGTTGCCGTTACATCTCTCAATGCGTAAATTTTCTTATCGGCCGGAACGAGATCACCGGATTGGCCAATAATCGAAATACCGTGCCGGTTTACATTATCAATAAACTGCTTGCCGCTCAATTCAACACTGAACCCCTCGACTGCTTCAAGTTTATCAATTGTTCCTCCCGTATGTCCAAGGCCTCTTCCAGACATTTTTGCCACGGGAACACCGACAGAAGCGACAAGCGGAGCCACAATCAGACTGATTTTATCTCCTACTCCCCCTGTTGAATGTTTGTCCACTTTTATTCCATTAATGCCGGACAAATCAACCGTTTCGCCTGAATTCACCATGGCATCCGTAAGCCAGGAGACCTCTTCTTTCGTCATGCCTTTAAAATAAACAGACATTAAAAAAGAGCTCATTTGATAATCGGGTATGGAATCATTTTTATATCCGTTTACTGCAAATTCTATTTCTTCTTTAGAAAGCAGTTTTCCATCGCGCTTTTTTTGAATTATGTCTACCATTCTCATGATGATGCACCTGCCTTCATTATTTTTTCTACTGCACCCTTTACCAGGCTGAGGAAGTTCGATTTCACCTTTTCGGTTGTCTCTATTACTTCATCATGGGACAATGGCTGATCCAGGATTCCCGCTGCCATATTGGAAATGCAGGAAATACCCAGCACATCCATTCCTGCATGGCGGGCAGCTATTACTTCTGGAACAGTTGACATGCCCACAGCATCACCGCCAAGAATTCTCAGCATCTTAATTTCCGCAGGAGTTTCGTATACCGGACCCGTATTGGCTACGTATACTCCTTCCTGTACCTTCATATTCAATTCGTCCGCCGTTTCTCTTGCGAGTGAAAGGAGGTTTCGGCTGTAAGCTTGAGAAAGATCCGGGAAACGCACGCCCAATTCTTTATCGTTCGGTCCAATCAGCGGGTTCGTCCCCATATTATTAATATGGTCTCGAATAAGCATCAAGTCCCCCGGTTCAAATTGTTCGTTAATTCCGCCCGCAGCGTTCGTCACGATTAGCGTTTGAACACCGATTTGTTTCATTACACGGACCGGGAGCACCACTTTCTGCATATCATAGCCTTCGTAAAAATGGAAACGCCCCTGCATGGCTATTACTGTAGCACCCTTCAGCTTCCCGTATACGAGCTGCCCGGCATGTCCTTCAACAGTTGAAACCGGGAAGCCGGGAATTTCCCCGTAAGGTATTTTAACTGCCTCTTCTATTTCATCAGCCAAAACGCCAAGACCGGAGCCCAGGATTAATCCTATCTCCGGTGCCTGTCCAATTTTTGACTGGATAAATTCTGCTGCCATACTAAGTCCGTCCGCCTTCATCAATCAGGCCTCCTCATCAATGTCTTTCAAGAAACTCTTCCCATATTCAGGCATTTTCACCTGGAAATTCTCAGCAATCGTTGCTCCAATATCAGCAAACGTTTTTCGGACCGGAAGCTCCCCGCCCTTTTCCATTCGCGGACTATAGACGAGCAAAGGCACATACTCTCTTGTATGATCGGTTCCATGATGTACCGGATCATTTCCATGATCCGCCGTAATGACAAGCAAATCGTCTCCGGTAAGCTTTTCAAACACCTCCGGCAGCCTCGCATCGAATTCTTCAAGCGCTTTCCCGTATCCTTCCGGAT is a window encoding:
- the spoVAE gene encoding stage V sporulation protein AE, whose translation is MEYVLAFVCGGLICVVGQILLDAFKLTPAHVMSSFVVIGAILDGFGIYDNFIEFAGAGATVPITSFGHSLLHGAMEQADEHGFIGIAIGIFNLTSAGISSAILFAFIIALIFKPKG
- a CDS encoding purine-nucleoside phosphorylase, with the protein product MKADGLSMAAEFIQSKIGQAPEIGLILGSGLGVLADEIEEAVKIPYGEIPGFPVSTVEGHAGQLVYGKLKGATVIAMQGRFHFYEGYDMQKVVLPVRVMKQIGVQTLIVTNAAGGINEQFEPGDLMLIRDHINNMGTNPLIGPNDKELGVRFPDLSQAYSRNLLSLARETADELNMKVQEGVYVANTGPVYETPAEIKMLRILGGDAVGMSTVPEVIAARHAGMDVLGISCISNMAAGILDQPLSHDEVIETTEKVKSNFLSLVKGAVEKIMKAGASS
- the spoIIAA gene encoding anti-sigma F factor antagonist → MSLAVELSVRESVLCIRLSGELDHHSTDELRSKVNEILQEGHVKHIVLNLGNLMFMDSSGLGVILGRYKQIKQLGGEMVVCSISPAIQRLFDMSGLFKIVRLEQNEEKALQTLGVAS
- a CDS encoding pyrimidine-nucleoside phosphorylase yields the protein MRMVDIIQKKRDGKLLSKEEIEFAVNGYKNDSIPDYQMSSFLMSVYFKGMTKEEVSWLTDAMVNSGETVDLSGINGIKVDKHSTGGVGDKISLIVAPLVASVGVPVAKMSGRGLGHTGGTIDKLEAVEGFSVELSGKQFIDNVNRHGISIIGQSGDLVPADKKIYALRDVTATVDSIPLIASSIMSKKIAMGADAIVLDVKTGAGAFMKTLDRAKDLASTMVEIGSHLNRNTIAVITDMNQPLGYEVGNANEIKEVIEVLQGNGSEDLIEISMAIAVQMSILGGIYKTEEEARKGLTQAIESGEALGKFKEFISAQNGNAAQIDSINLLPQAKHHVEVKSKQSGYVRDINAEEIGVAALLLGAGRQTKEDQIDYSAGVTLKKKVGDQVQEGDVIAVLHFNKEDHQQAVDTLYHAFTYSDQKPEKRPFVYEIISK
- the spoIIAB gene encoding anti-sigma F factor; its protein translation is MKNHMEIQFSALSQNESFARVTVAAFIAQLDPTMDELTEIKTVVSEAVTNAIIHGYNNDPAGIVYITASLEEDVVKLTIRDEGIGIHDLEEARQPLFTTKPELERSGMGFTIMENFMDEIQVESAPSLGTSVKLTKHLSKSKALVN
- the spoVAD gene encoding stage V sporulation protein AD, with product MKLNGKQTWVFENNVYVKSTGTAVGPKEAKGPLGNLFDETYDDLHCGADNWELAERKLMEQAIAHSLKKANLQEEDIDFLLAGDLLNQNVTSNYTARHLGIPFICMFGACSTSMETAAIGSLMIDGGYAGKVIAATSSHNATAERQFRNPTEYGGQKPGTSTATVTGSGAMLITNEPGEIRITSATIGKVQDYGIKDANDMGSAMAPAAADTIKRHLQDLNRTPDDYDLIITGDLSGVGSPILIDLLKEEGIQISSKHQDCGLLIYRPDQGIFAGGSGCGCSAVVTYSHIFQEMKAGNLNRVLVVATGALLSPTMIQQKESIPTIAHGVVFERAAGGTL
- a CDS encoding stage V sporulation protein AB translates to MIISLLLIIFLGLSWGFAVGAGFVAFLAVLGIIPRLSQLTKTMASIQSYEWSVVTGAAAGCWMSLWEPVLHVPSMAAMPIGLLDGMFIGLLAAALTEVLNVLPILAKRIGIAEQILIMLMAIVLGKVCGSLYHWMYFVNP
- the spoVAC gene encoding stage V sporulation protein AC, whose product is MSKMKDHYSEHVKAYQPKPNYFLNCIKAFAVGGLICVIGQLISNFYITFFDFTKETAGNPTVATLILISSILTGIGIYDRIGQFAGAGSAVPVTGFANSMTSAALEHKSEGLVLGVATNMFKLAGSVIVFGAVAAYVVGIIRYFFGLMTGS
- a CDS encoding stage V sporulation protein AA: MAKTVYIRLRHRIQAAPQTSLKLDDLAQVICPEEWTPLKNLSIYQITMNDKNMVVIDGMDVIQAISMAVPEADIQTIGPSQTVVEIVYEKKRRKMVYLILVWLLLFTGAAMAIINFHEDVSMQAVHQKLYFMLTGERIDKPLLLQIPYSVGLGLGMILFFNHVFKRRINEEPSPLEVEMFKYQLDLDQYVAMNENKESVKKIDDH
- the sigF gene encoding RNA polymerase sporulation sigma factor SigF codes for the protein MDVEVKNDQKNVQLKDHEVKELILKSQQGDQLARDTIVQRNMRLVWSVVQRFLNRGYEPDDLFQIGCIGLLKSVDKFDLSYDVRFSTYAVPMIIGEIQRFIRDDGTVKVSRSLKELGNKIRRAKDELSKTLGKVPTVTEIAAHLDISPEEVVLAQEAVRAPSSIHETVYENDGDPITLLDQIADHTDSKWFDKIVLKEALEGLDEREKLIVYLRYYKDQTQSEVAERLGISQVQVSRLEKKILNQMKSLMGG
- a CDS encoding D-alanyl-D-alanine carboxypeptidase family protein codes for the protein MKKGFSMLIIICCLSTFAQGAFAKENSPDLAPQAKSAVLIERDTGKILYEKNSDQQLPPASMTKIMTMILIMDAFDKGKLKLTDKIRTSEYAASMGGSQIFLEPGEEMSADEMLRGIAIGSGNDASVAMAEHLGGSEDGFVAMMNKKAAELGLKNTHFENTTGLPEKGHYSTAHDMAVMGKELLKYENITKYTGKYEDYLRTNTDKKFWLVNTNRLVKFYPGVDGVKTGFTNEAKYCLTATAKKGNMRVIAVVMGAETPKDRNNQVTKMLDYAFSQYETHPLYQRSEVIGVQKVSKGSDKTVNLVTSEPISLLTKKGENMKNMTKQIIPKKNLSAPLKKGDVLGMLVLKKDGEVVAKSPLTAEKDIQTASWWSLFKRVMSDFTKAG